A window from Tenacibaculum singaporense encodes these proteins:
- a CDS encoding aspartyl protease family protein, giving the protein MNRLLLYFFTLFFSVSAFTQQNFQFLGKETDKQSLRFQLINNLVVIPLEINGHQLSFILDTGVNKTILFNLSSKDSVGLNNVKKVFIRGLGSGEPVEALFSRGNNFRIKNIASSNKGLYVILKDAFDISAKMGTTIHGIIGYDLLKDVIVKINYINKRIDFYNPKTYDLNICSKCESFPLQFYRNKPYIDVNVQVDTVTNKMLPVKLLIDTGGSDAVWLFEGTKKELKTPKKFFKDIIGEGFSGTIYGNRSRVPKISIGKFKIEEPTVSFLDSSSTFNARKFKERNGSIGGGILKRFKVWVDYPNKRVVLKKNASLKKGFYYNMSGLHIVYDGQELIKEKAATKLADIYNSNNQTPKGNVISLVSTYFYRFKPKYKIDKVVESSPAFKAGIQVGDVIKRINGKAAHEYHLNEIIDMFHTKPGKKIRIEVERGGVKLKFMFKLEQRI; this is encoded by the coding sequence TTGAATAGATTATTACTATATTTTTTTACGCTTTTTTTTAGCGTATCTGCCTTTACTCAACAAAATTTTCAGTTTTTAGGCAAGGAAACTGATAAACAATCTTTAAGATTTCAATTAATTAATAATTTAGTAGTCATTCCCTTAGAAATTAATGGGCATCAGTTATCATTTATCTTAGATACTGGTGTAAATAAGACAATCTTATTTAACCTATCTTCTAAAGATAGTGTTGGCTTAAATAATGTAAAAAAGGTGTTTATAAGAGGTTTGGGGAGTGGGGAACCGGTAGAGGCCTTGTTTTCTAGAGGTAATAATTTTAGAATTAAAAACATTGCTAGTTCTAATAAAGGATTATATGTTATTTTAAAAGATGCTTTTGATATTTCTGCTAAAATGGGGACAACTATTCATGGTATTATAGGATATGATTTATTAAAAGACGTTATAGTTAAGATTAACTATATAAATAAACGGATTGACTTTTATAATCCAAAAACATATGATTTGAATATATGTAGTAAATGTGAAAGTTTTCCTTTACAATTTTATAGAAATAAACCATATATAGACGTTAATGTACAGGTAGATACAGTAACTAATAAAATGTTACCAGTAAAACTTTTAATAGATACAGGTGGTAGTGATGCTGTTTGGTTATTTGAAGGAACAAAAAAGGAGCTTAAAACACCTAAGAAGTTTTTTAAAGATATAATAGGGGAAGGGTTTAGTGGTACCATTTATGGTAATCGAAGTAGAGTTCCCAAAATTTCTATAGGGAAGTTTAAAATAGAAGAGCCAACAGTGTCTTTTTTAGATTCTTCATCAACATTTAATGCTAGAAAGTTTAAAGAGAGAAATGGTAGCATTGGTGGAGGAATTTTAAAACGCTTTAAAGTTTGGGTTGATTACCCAAATAAAAGGGTTGTACTTAAAAAGAATGCTTCATTAAAGAAAGGTTTTTATTATAATATGAGTGGTTTACACATAGTGTATGATGGACAAGAATTAATAAAAGAAAAAGCAGCAACTAAATTAGCAGATATCTACAATTCAAATAATCAAACACCTAAAGGGAATGTAATTTCTTTAGTGAGTACATATTTTTATCGTTTTAAACCTAAGTATAAAATAGATAAAGTAGTAGAAAGCTCACCGGCTTTTAAAGCAGGGATTCAAGTAGGTGATGTAATAAAGAGAATTAATGGAAAGGCGGCACATGAATATCATTTAAATGAAATTATAGATATGTTCCATACAAAACCAGGTAAAAAAATAAGGATCGAAGTAGAAAGGGGAGGGGTTAAGCTTAAATTTATGTTTAAGCTAGAACAAAGGATATAA
- the murB gene encoding UDP-N-acetylmuramate dehydrogenase, with protein MNIQENISLKEYNTFGIDVNAKRFVSITSVYQLQQLLKEEKNVFLISGGSNMLLTKDIDTLVVHIDIKGVSIDRENPNNIHLTVNAGENWHEFVLWCVSQNYGGLENLSLIPGNVGTCPIQNIGAYGVEVKDTITKVEAVEIETGKLVSFSAEECQFGYRNSIFKNEAKGKYVLTSVSFQLTKNNHKLNTSYGAIESELASKDITNPTIKDISDAVIAIRQSKLPDPKEIGNSGSFFKNPVISREHFETLQKKYPNIPSYVISDTEIKVPAGWLIEQSGFKGKRFGDYGVHEKQALVLVNYGSAKGNEIYELVQKIQHTIKDKFNIDLEIEVNIIK; from the coding sequence TTGAATATTCAAGAAAACATATCTTTAAAAGAGTACAACACGTTTGGCATTGATGTAAATGCCAAACGTTTTGTTTCTATTACTTCTGTATACCAACTACAACAGCTTTTAAAAGAAGAAAAAAATGTCTTTTTAATTTCTGGTGGTAGTAACATGTTACTTACCAAAGATATTGATACTTTAGTTGTACATATTGACATTAAAGGAGTTTCTATTGATAGAGAAAACCCTAACAATATTCACCTAACAGTAAATGCTGGTGAAAACTGGCACGAGTTTGTGTTGTGGTGCGTTTCTCAAAACTATGGTGGACTGGAAAACTTATCTCTAATCCCTGGAAATGTAGGTACTTGTCCTATCCAAAATATTGGTGCTTACGGTGTTGAAGTAAAAGATACTATCACAAAAGTAGAAGCTGTTGAAATAGAAACAGGAAAATTGGTTTCTTTTTCTGCGGAAGAATGTCAGTTTGGATACCGTAATTCCATCTTTAAAAACGAAGCCAAAGGGAAATATGTGTTGACTTCAGTAAGTTTTCAACTCACTAAAAACAATCACAAACTTAATACTTCCTACGGAGCTATTGAATCTGAGTTAGCTTCAAAAGATATTACAAATCCAACTATTAAAGATATTTCTGATGCTGTAATCGCCATACGTCAATCAAAATTACCAGATCCAAAAGAAATAGGAAACAGTGGTAGTTTCTTTAAAAATCCAGTAATTTCAAGAGAACATTTTGAAACACTTCAGAAAAAGTATCCTAATATTCCTAGTTATGTTATTTCTGATACTGAAATTAAAGTACCAGCTGGTTGGTTAATTGAACAAAGTGGATTTAAAGGAAAGCGTTTTGGCGACTATGGAGTCCACGAAAAGCAAGCCTTAGTCTTAGTAAATTATGGAAGTGCTAAAGGAAATGAAATTTATGAATTGGTACAAAAAATTCAACACACTATTAAAGACAAATTTAATATTGATCTAGAAATAGAAGTCAATATTATTAAATAA
- a CDS encoding DUF1573 domain-containing protein, which translates to MRTILSFIAVCFITLTVSAQEFKFETETIDYGKIAYGSEGKRVFEFTNIGDAPIIIKDIVSPCGCTVPTKPEEPIMPGKKGQIEVSYDTKRLGGFSKTLTVISNAKNKRKRVKIKGFIVKDATPAKEKSTVSDS; encoded by the coding sequence ATGAGAACAATTTTATCATTTATCGCTGTTTGCTTTATTACCTTAACAGTAAGCGCTCAAGAATTTAAATTTGAAACTGAAACTATTGACTATGGAAAAATAGCTTATGGGTCTGAAGGAAAACGCGTATTTGAATTCACAAACATAGGTGATGCTCCTATTATTATTAAGGATATCGTATCTCCTTGTGGATGTACAGTACCTACTAAACCTGAAGAACCAATTATGCCTGGTAAAAAAGGACAAATTGAAGTTTCTTACGATACAAAAAGATTAGGTGGTTTCTCTAAGACTTTAACTGTTATTTCAAATGCTAAAAACAAAAGAAAAAGAGTTAAAATTAAAGGATTTATCGTTAAAGATGCTACTCCAGCTAAAGAGAAAAGTACAGTAAGTGACAGCTAA
- a CDS encoding valine--tRNA ligase has product MNIPSKYNSKEVEGKWYDYWMKHNYFHSEVDEREPYTIVIPPPNVTGVLHMGHMLNNTIQDVLIRRARLQGKNACWVPGTDHASIATEAKVVAKLKEQGIDKNDLTREEFLAHAWEWKNEYGGIILDQLKKLGASCDWERTAFTMDPALSESVIKVFVDLYNKGLIYRGYRMVNWDPEAKTTLSDEEVIYEERQGNLYYLQYDIVGSDEKVTIATTRPETILGDTAICINPNDERFTHLKGKKAIVPLCNREIPIIEDEYVDVEFGTGCLKVTPAHDENDKTLGDKHNLEVIDIFNEDATLNSFGLHYEGKDRFVVRKEISKELEEKGYLVKTEVHTNKVGTSERTKAVIEPRLSDQWFLKMEELVKPAIEAVLGEDREVKLFPKKFENTYRHWMENIRDWNISRQLWWGQQIPAFYFGDGKEDFVVAENIEDAVKLAQEKTGNTSLSASDLKQDPDALDTWFSSWLWPMSVFDGIRNPENEEIKYYYPTNDLVTGPDILFFWVARMIIAGYEYKDERPFENVYLTGLVRDKQRRKMSKSLGNSPDALKLIEDFGADGVRVGLLLSAAAGNDLLFDEDLCQQGKGFANKIWNTFRLIKGWEVDESLAQPETAKIGLAWYEAKFNKVLLEIEDHFSKYRLSDALMAIYKLITDDFSSWLLEIVKPGYQQPIDAETYKAVIEVLENNLKVLHPFMPFLTEEIWQHITERTPEDALIIAKYPTVGETNEELITNFEFATGVVSGIRTIRKNKNISFKDAVELSVVNNENFTKEFDVVIKKLTNASEVNYVSDKVDGAASFRVKSNEYFVPISLDTIDVEAEITKLNAELKRAEGFLIGIQKKLSNERFVSNAPEQVIALERKKESDTLAKIETIKASLTSLQ; this is encoded by the coding sequence ATGAATATTCCATCAAAATATAATTCTAAAGAAGTAGAAGGAAAATGGTACGATTACTGGATGAAGCACAATTACTTTCATTCAGAAGTAGATGAACGCGAACCCTATACAATTGTTATACCGCCACCAAACGTTACAGGAGTATTACATATGGGGCATATGTTAAATAATACAATTCAAGATGTGTTAATTCGTCGTGCTCGTTTACAAGGAAAAAATGCGTGTTGGGTTCCAGGTACTGACCACGCCTCAATTGCTACTGAAGCAAAAGTAGTAGCAAAATTAAAAGAACAAGGTATTGATAAAAATGATTTAACTCGTGAAGAATTCTTAGCGCATGCTTGGGAATGGAAAAATGAGTATGGAGGAATTATTTTAGATCAGTTAAAAAAGTTAGGAGCTTCTTGTGATTGGGAACGTACTGCATTTACGATGGATCCTGCATTGTCAGAATCAGTAATTAAGGTATTTGTAGATTTATATAATAAAGGGTTAATTTACCGTGGATATCGTATGGTAAATTGGGATCCAGAAGCAAAAACTACACTTTCTGACGAAGAAGTTATCTACGAAGAACGTCAAGGTAATTTATATTACTTACAGTACGATATAGTAGGTTCTGATGAAAAAGTAACTATTGCAACTACACGTCCTGAAACTATTTTAGGAGATACAGCTATTTGTATCAACCCTAATGATGAGCGTTTCACACATTTAAAAGGAAAGAAAGCAATTGTACCTTTATGTAATAGAGAAATTCCGATTATAGAGGATGAGTATGTTGATGTTGAGTTTGGTACAGGTTGCTTAAAAGTAACTCCTGCACACGATGAAAATGATAAAACCTTAGGAGATAAGCATAACTTAGAAGTAATCGATATTTTTAATGAAGACGCTACCTTAAATTCTTTTGGATTACATTATGAAGGAAAAGACCGTTTTGTTGTTAGAAAGGAAATATCTAAAGAATTAGAGGAGAAAGGTTACTTAGTTAAAACAGAAGTTCACACTAATAAAGTTGGAACTTCAGAAAGAACGAAAGCGGTAATTGAACCAAGATTATCGGATCAATGGTTCTTAAAAATGGAAGAGTTGGTAAAGCCAGCTATTGAAGCTGTATTAGGAGAAGATAGAGAAGTGAAGTTATTCCCAAAAAAGTTTGAAAATACATACCGCCACTGGATGGAAAACATTCGTGATTGGAATATTTCTCGTCAATTATGGTGGGGACAACAAATTCCTGCTTTCTATTTTGGAGATGGAAAGGAAGATTTTGTAGTAGCTGAAAATATTGAAGATGCAGTAAAATTAGCCCAAGAAAAAACAGGGAATACATCATTAAGTGCTTCTGATTTAAAACAAGATCCAGATGCGCTAGATACTTGGTTCTCTTCTTGGTTATGGCCAATGTCGGTTTTCGATGGAATTCGTAATCCAGAAAATGAAGAAATAAAGTACTACTATCCAACCAATGATTTAGTAACTGGGCCAGATATTTTATTTTTCTGGGTGGCACGTATGATTATTGCTGGATATGAATACAAAGATGAACGTCCGTTTGAAAATGTATACTTAACAGGATTAGTACGTGATAAGCAACGTAGAAAAATGAGTAAATCCTTAGGGAACTCACCAGATGCTTTAAAGTTAATTGAAGATTTTGGAGCTGATGGAGTACGTGTAGGGTTGTTATTAAGTGCCGCAGCAGGAAATGATTTATTATTTGATGAAGATTTATGCCAGCAAGGAAAAGGATTTGCTAATAAGATATGGAATACCTTCCGTTTAATTAAAGGGTGGGAAGTAGATGAAAGTTTAGCACAACCAGAAACGGCTAAAATAGGATTAGCTTGGTATGAGGCTAAGTTTAATAAAGTGTTGTTAGAAATAGAAGATCACTTTAGTAAGTACCGTTTATCAGATGCGTTAATGGCAATTTATAAATTAATTACTGATGATTTTTCATCATGGTTATTAGAAATTGTAAAACCAGGATACCAACAACCAATTGATGCAGAAACTTATAAGGCTGTAATAGAGGTGTTAGAGAATAATTTAAAAGTATTACATCCATTTATGCCTTTCTTAACAGAGGAAATTTGGCAACACATTACAGAAAGAACTCCTGAAGATGCATTAATTATAGCTAAATATCCAACAGTAGGAGAAACAAATGAAGAATTGATAACGAATTTTGAATTTGCTACAGGGGTTGTCTCAGGAATTAGAACAATTAGAAAAAATAAAAACATTTCGTTTAAAGACGCGGTTGAATTGTCTGTTGTAAATAACGAAAACTTTACAAAAGAATTTGATGTAGTAATTAAAAAGTTAACGAATGCTTCAGAAGTTAACTATGTTTCTGATAAAGTTGATGGAGCAGCATCTTTTCGTGTAAAATCAAATGAATATTTTGTTCCAATTTCATTAGATACAATCGATGTAGAAGCAGAAATAACTAAGCTAAATGCAGAGTTAAAAAGAGCAGAAGGCTTTTTAATAGGAATTCAAAAGAAGTTGTCTAATGAGCGATTTGTAAGCAATGCACCAGAGCAAGTAATAGCCCTAGAACGTAAAAAAGAATCAGATACATTAGCAAAAATTGAAACGATTAAAGCGAGTTTAACTTCGTTGCAATAA
- a CDS encoding hydroxymethylglutaryl-CoA lyase, which translates to MVNSVKIIECPRDAMQGIKSHFIPTETKAKYINSLLKVGFDTIDFGSFVSPKAIPQMRDTAEVLSKLDLSSTTSKLLAIVANVRGANDASQFEEIDYLGYPFSISENFQMRNTHKTIDQSIDTLKEVLAIANRTNKEVVAYLSMGFGNPYGDPWSVEIVGEWTEKLSSFGVKILSLSDTIGSSTPEDIDYLFSNLIPSYPQIEFGAHLHTTPTKWHEKVDSAFKAGCRRFDGAIKGYGGCPMAKDELTGNMPTEKLLSYFTANKVATNIKPMSFESAYNKALEVFL; encoded by the coding sequence ATGGTTAACAGTGTTAAAATTATTGAATGTCCAAGGGATGCTATGCAAGGAATTAAAAGCCATTTTATTCCCACAGAGACGAAGGCTAAATACATCAATTCACTGTTAAAAGTGGGATTTGATACGATTGATTTTGGAAGTTTTGTGTCACCAAAGGCAATTCCGCAGATGAGAGATACAGCTGAAGTTTTGTCAAAATTAGATTTATCATCTACTACAAGTAAACTTTTAGCAATTGTAGCAAATGTAAGAGGAGCAAATGATGCATCACAGTTTGAAGAGATTGATTATTTAGGGTATCCTTTTTCAATATCAGAGAATTTTCAAATGCGTAATACGCACAAAACAATAGATCAATCTATAGATACCTTAAAGGAAGTATTAGCTATCGCTAATCGAACAAATAAAGAGGTAGTAGCTTATTTGTCAATGGGGTTTGGTAATCCGTATGGAGATCCTTGGAGTGTTGAAATAGTAGGAGAATGGACGGAAAAGCTTTCGTCGTTTGGCGTTAAAATCTTATCTTTGTCAGACACAATTGGGAGCTCAACGCCTGAAGATATAGACTACTTATTTTCAAACTTAATACCTAGTTACCCTCAAATAGAATTCGGAGCTCATTTACATACAACACCAACTAAATGGCATGAAAAAGTTGACAGTGCTTTTAAAGCAGGTTGCCGACGTTTTGATGGAGCTATTAAAGGGTATGGAGGTTGTCCGATGGCTAAAGATGAGTTAACAGGGAATATGCCAACTGAAAAATTACTGTCTTATTTTACGGCAAATAAAGTAGCAACCAATATTAAACCAATGAGTTTTGAAAGTGCTTATAACAAGGCACTAGAAGTTTTTTTATAG
- a CDS encoding RNA polymerase sigma factor yields MISLESQQTHINQLIERCRKNDNSAQMQVYQSYYKAMYNTSYRILKDEFEAEDLIQEAFLTAFMKLDSFKGEVTFGAWLKRIVINKSLTQLKKVTRYDEVRMDVIPSYEVEDIEIDYSSLEVKRVINCLQSLKDNYRIVLTLNLIEGYDYDEIAQILNYTNENVRTTVSRAKKKLKQVLAANTNKTQIYGG; encoded by the coding sequence ATGATTTCATTGGAGTCGCAACAAACACATATCAACCAACTAATCGAACGCTGTAGAAAAAACGATAATTCTGCACAAATGCAGGTATATCAGAGCTATTACAAAGCTATGTATAATACATCATATCGTATTTTAAAAGACGAGTTCGAAGCAGAAGATTTAATTCAAGAAGCATTTTTAACTGCTTTTATGAAGTTAGATAGCTTTAAAGGTGAAGTTACTTTTGGTGCATGGTTAAAAAGAATTGTAATTAACAAGAGTTTAACCCAATTAAAAAAAGTTACTCGATATGATGAAGTACGAATGGACGTGATTCCTAGCTATGAAGTAGAAGATATTGAGATAGACTATAGTTCTTTAGAAGTTAAAAGAGTTATAAACTGTTTACAAAGTTTAAAGGATAATTACAGAATTGTATTGACCTTGAATCTTATTGAAGGTTATGATTATGATGAAATCGCTCAGATATTAAATTACACTAATGAAAATGTGCGAACAACAGTATCTAGAGCAAAAAAGAAGTTAAAACAAGTATTAGCAGCTAATACTAATAAAACACAAATATATGGAGGATAA
- a CDS encoding head GIN domain-containing protein — protein MKKQLITTVLILLSFTVNSQSWWSSKKIKGNGKVITETRKISSFDKVNVGGSFDVYLIDGTEGKITLEGEDNILKYIETEVKRGKLNIHFKENTNIKTTKKLIVTVPFEDIESIALGGSGNVIAKKRIRADEASFAIGGSGNITASVEANTVKTSIGGSGNIKLKGKTDNLKCAIGGSGNVKGYDLKTNSLKASIAGSGDVLATVSNKIKATVVGSGSVYYKGKPSQIDSNSLGSGDVIDRN, from the coding sequence ATGAAAAAACAACTTATTACTACCGTTTTAATTCTCTTATCGTTCACCGTTAACTCTCAAAGTTGGTGGAGTTCTAAAAAAATTAAAGGTAACGGAAAAGTTATTACTGAAACCAGAAAGATTAGTTCTTTTGACAAAGTGAATGTTGGAGGTTCCTTTGATGTTTATCTAATTGATGGAACTGAAGGTAAAATAACCTTAGAAGGAGAAGATAATATTTTAAAATATATTGAAACCGAAGTAAAAAGAGGAAAGTTAAATATTCACTTTAAAGAAAATACTAATATTAAAACCACAAAAAAACTAATAGTTACTGTTCCTTTTGAAGATATAGAGTCAATTGCTTTAGGTGGATCAGGAAATGTAATTGCTAAAAAACGTATACGAGCTGATGAGGCGTCTTTTGCTATAGGTGGGTCAGGAAATATAACTGCTAGTGTTGAAGCTAACACAGTTAAAACATCTATAGGTGGATCAGGAAATATTAAGCTAAAAGGAAAAACTGATAACTTAAAATGTGCTATTGGTGGTTCTGGAAATGTAAAAGGTTACGATTTAAAAACTAACTCTTTAAAAGCTAGCATTGCTGGTTCTGGTGATGTATTAGCTACCGTTAGTAACAAAATTAAAGCTACAGTAGTAGGCTCTGGAAGTGTATATTACAAAGGAAAACCTTCACAAATAGATAGTAACTCTTTAGGTTCTGGAGATGTTATTGATAGAAATTAA
- the aqpZ gene encoding aquaporin Z: MKKYFAEFFGTFWLVFGGCGSAIFAAGFPELGIGFAGVALAFGLTVLTMAYAVGHISGGHFNPAVTIGLWVGGNHTAKEVVPYIISQLIGAVLAASFLYLIVSDNDGFESLGGFASNGYGNLSPGGYNIGAAFLTEFLLTMFFLLIILGSIHKNAPKGFAPIAIGLGLTLIHLISIPITNTSVNPARSMSQALFAGGDYLSQVWLFWVAPIVGAIVGGLIYKALFDKE, encoded by the coding sequence ATGAAAAAATATTTTGCTGAATTCTTCGGAACATTTTGGTTAGTTTTCGGAGGTTGTGGTAGCGCAATTTTTGCAGCTGGTTTTCCTGAGTTAGGAATTGGTTTTGCAGGAGTAGCTCTAGCATTTGGTTTAACAGTATTAACAATGGCGTATGCTGTAGGACATATTTCTGGAGGTCATTTCAATCCTGCAGTTACCATTGGACTTTGGGTTGGTGGAAATCATACTGCTAAAGAAGTGGTGCCATATATTATTTCACAATTAATAGGGGCTGTGTTGGCAGCTTCTTTTTTATACTTAATTGTATCAGATAATGATGGTTTTGAGTCACTAGGAGGTTTTGCATCAAACGGTTATGGAAATTTATCTCCAGGAGGATATAACATTGGAGCGGCTTTCTTAACAGAGTTTTTATTAACTATGTTTTTCTTGCTAATTATTTTAGGAAGTATTCATAAAAATGCTCCGAAAGGTTTTGCTCCAATTGCAATTGGTTTAGGGTTAACTTTAATTCATTTAATTAGTATTCCTATAACGAATACATCTGTAAATCCAGCCCGTTCTATGAGTCAAGCATTGTTTGCAGGAGGAGATTACTTATCGCAGGTATGGTTGTTTTGGGTAGCACCAATTGTTGGGGCAATTGTGGGAGGTTTAATTTATAAGGCCCTGTTTGATAAAGAGTAG
- a CDS encoding lysoplasmalogenase family protein: MSFSFKIFSIAYIVASILSLFFIDVDKPITELILKIFSLQFLSFLYLSSSQKINYWYLLILMSSVVSDALFIFEEDFLKGGVFLLLLNRVLYLIIARKAMYKTKLKTLLTYLIPGLILFLIISVLLRPYLKELSYSIFIICFLNATIVGITFFNFLNKMSKENLFFFLGIFLIITADFLIAYNKYIDYKLYYVVTYTIVYYVARYLICVSMIEKKRVFNHSVLKKRLRI; the protein is encoded by the coding sequence ATGTCATTTAGCTTTAAAATCTTTAGTATAGCTTATATTGTAGCTAGTATTTTATCATTGTTTTTTATTGATGTTGATAAACCTATTACAGAGCTAATCTTAAAAATTTTTTCATTACAGTTTTTATCTTTTTTATACTTGAGTTCTTCTCAAAAAATAAATTATTGGTATCTACTTATTTTAATGAGCTCTGTTGTATCAGACGCCCTTTTTATTTTTGAGGAAGACTTTTTAAAGGGAGGCGTTTTTTTATTGTTATTAAATAGAGTTTTATATTTAATAATAGCAAGAAAGGCTATGTACAAAACAAAACTTAAAACATTGCTTACCTACCTTATACCAGGTTTAATACTTTTTTTAATTATTTCGGTTTTATTAAGACCCTATTTAAAAGAACTTTCGTACTCAATTTTTATAATATGCTTTTTGAATGCGACTATAGTAGGGATAACTTTTTTCAATTTTTTGAATAAAATGAGTAAAGAAAATTTATTTTTCTTCCTAGGAATCTTTCTAATTATTACTGCTGATTTTCTAATAGCATATAATAAATATATAGATTATAAACTCTACTATGTTGTCACATATACTATAGTGTATTATGTGGCTCGTTATTTAATTTGTGTCTCTATGATAGAGAAAAAGAGAGTCTTTAATCATTCAGTTTTAAAGAAACGCCTCCGTATCTAG
- a CDS encoding pyridoxal phosphate-dependent aminotransferase, with protein sequence MPSISSKGNAMPQSPIRKLVPFAEAAKKNGTKVYHLNIGQPDIKTPQVALDAVKNNTIEVLSYARSEGSEEYRTKLANYYAKNDIHVTANNIIATTGGSEALLFTIGSITDPGDEIIIPEPFYANYNGFSTASGVNVVPVISKIEDNFALPAIEDFEKLITSKTKAILICNPGNPTGYLYSKEEIEKLKQIVLKHDLFLIADEVYREFTYDGEKHNSVMALEGLEQNAIMIDSVSKRYSMCGARIGCIVSKNEEFIGTAIKFAQARLSPPTYALIASEAALDTPQSYFDEVIEEYEDRRNTLISELQKIEGVKVANPKGAFYCVAELPVKDSDDFAQWILEKFSDNNETVMVAPASGFYSTEGEGKNQVRIAYVLNKADLKRSVEILKIALEKYNS encoded by the coding sequence ATGCCATCAATTTCTAGTAAAGGAAATGCTATGCCTCAATCACCAATTCGTAAATTGGTTCCTTTTGCTGAGGCTGCTAAAAAAAATGGAACAAAAGTTTATCATTTAAATATTGGTCAACCTGATATTAAAACACCACAAGTTGCTTTAGATGCAGTAAAAAATAATACTATTGAAGTATTATCATATGCTAGATCTGAAGGTTCAGAAGAATACAGAACCAAACTAGCTAATTATTATGCTAAAAATGATATTCATGTAACGGCTAATAATATTATTGCTACTACAGGAGGTTCAGAGGCTTTATTATTTACTATTGGTAGTATTACCGATCCAGGTGATGAAATCATTATCCCCGAACCTTTTTATGCTAACTACAATGGTTTTTCTACTGCTTCAGGAGTAAATGTTGTTCCTGTAATTTCTAAAATTGAAGACAACTTTGCTTTGCCTGCTATTGAAGATTTTGAGAAATTAATTACTTCAAAAACTAAAGCAATTTTAATTTGTAATCCAGGAAATCCAACTGGATATTTATACAGCAAAGAAGAAATTGAAAAACTAAAACAAATTGTATTAAAACATGATTTGTTTCTAATAGCTGATGAAGTGTATCGTGAATTTACATACGATGGTGAAAAGCACAATTCAGTAATGGCTTTAGAAGGATTAGAACAAAATGCTATTATGATTGATTCTGTATCAAAGCGTTACAGTATGTGTGGTGCAAGGATTGGTTGTATTGTTTCTAAAAATGAAGAATTTATTGGAACAGCTATTAAATTTGCTCAAGCGCGTCTAAGCCCTCCAACCTATGCCTTAATTGCCAGTGAAGCCGCTTTAGATACTCCTCAAAGTTATTTTGATGAAGTTATAGAAGAATATGAAGATCGTAGAAATACCTTAATTTCTGAGTTACAAAAAATTGAAGGAGTAAAAGTTGCCAATCCTAAAGGTGCTTTTTACTGTGTTGCTGAATTACCAGTAAAAGACAGTGACGATTTTGCTCAATGGATTTTAGAAAAATTCAGCGATAATAATGAAACGGTAATGGTAGCTCCTGCAAGTGGATTCTATTCTACCGAAGGTGAAGGAAAAAATCAGGTGCGTATTGCCTATGTTTTAAACAAAGCCGATTTAAAACGTTCAGTTGAGATATTAAAAATCGCCTTAGAAAAATATAATAGTTAA
- a CDS encoding membrane or secreted protein, giving the protein MKLIFVTIGLLALAFAGIAIKIWAKKDGEFAGTCASQNPMLNESGEACGFCGKTPDQFDTCNEPQHN; this is encoded by the coding sequence ATGAAATTAATTTTTGTTACCATAGGATTATTAGCATTAGCATTTGCTGGAATTGCCATTAAAATTTGGGCAAAAAAAGACGGGGAATTTGCTGGTACATGTGCTAGTCAAAACCCAATGCTAAACGAAAGCGGTGAAGCTTGCGGATTTTGTGGTAAAACCCCTGACCAGTTTGATACTTGTAATGAGCCTCAACATAACTAA